TTTTTTGTCTGTGGCTTCCATGTTGCCTTTATCGCTACCCATCTGCCGACCTATATCAGCCTCTGTGGTATGTCCAGTGAAGTCTCGGCTCACGGTCTGGCCATGATTGGCCTGTTCAATATCTTTGGCTCGCTGACGGCAGGTTTCCTCGGTGCACGTTACCGTCCGAAGTGGTTATTGTCAGCGATCTATGGCCTGCGGGCACTGGTCATCCTGCTGTTCTGGATGGCGCCGAAAACGCCGGTGGTAGTGCTGATGTTCACAGCCGCCATCGGTTTTCTGTGGCTTTCTACCGTGCCGCTCACCACCGGCACGCTGGCACAGATTTTTGGCTCGACCTATATGGCGACTCTGTTTGGTGTGGTCATGCTGTCGCATCAGATTGGTGCTTTCTTTGGTGCCTGGCTGGGCGGCACGCTGATGGATATGACAGGCAGCTTTGATCTGATGTGGGGGATCTCCATCGCTCTTGGACTGATGGCCATGGTGATCCATCTGCCAGTGGATGACCGGCCGGTAACAGCCCATGCACAGCCCGGCGCGGCCTGACGGCCAGCGTTTTAGCAGACGGACGCAATATATTCCGGGCAGATGAAATACCGGGAAGAAGAAACAACAACGCCCCGACCAGCGGGGCGTTGTTGCTAATGAGTATCTGCAGCGCAGAGTGAGTAGCGTCAGCAAAGAGAGGGTTAATGTCTCTCAGGCTTCGATAATTTCGTGGCTGTGGGTAATTTCCACATCACCATTGCTCAGCATGATCGACACTGAGCAATATTTCTCTGCTGACAGCGACACCGCACGTTTGACGTGGGACTCCTTCAGACCACGGCCGGTGACCACAAAGTGCATATTGATTTTGGTAAACACTGCCGGCACCGCATCAGCACGTTCCGCTGCAATCTCAACGCGGCAGTCCGTCACGTCCTGACGCGACTTCTGCAGCATGGTGATGACATCGATGGATGAGCATCCACCCAGACCTGCCAGAATCAGCTCCATCGGGCGTGCGCCCTTGTTTTCTCCACCGATAGAAGGTGCACCATCAATATTGATCTGGTGACCGCTATCGGTCTCTGCGACAAAGTGAACTTTACCTTGCCATTTCACCACCGATTTCATTTCAACTCCTAAAAGCACTCAAAGGGTAAAGCGTTGTCCCCCTGGCTTCCTGCTGGCTCACGGCAAGCACAGCAACAGGCAGTACCGGGAAACCCGGGGTAGAAACTTCAGATTCTGTTCACTGTCTCAGAGCACATGCACTTAAAAGAACAGTGACCGCAGCTGCTCACCGGGCTCCGCTGCGCGCATGAAAGCTTCGCCGACCAGGAAGGCATGTACATCATGCTCGCGCATGGCGACCACATCTTCGCGGCTGTGAATGCCACTCTCGGTGACCACCAGCTTGTCCGCCGGAATCTGTGCCAGCAGGCGATAGGTATTATCCAGACTGACTTCAAAGGTATGCAGGTTGCGGTTGTTGATACCCAGTAGCGGCGTGCTCAGTTGCAATGCCTGTTCAAGCTCAACCTCGTCGTGCACTTCGACCAGCACATCCATGCCCAGATCACGGGCCTGATCATGCAGATCACGCATCAGACTGAACTCCAGTGCCGCGACGATCAGCAGCACGCAATCCGCGCTAATAGCACGAGCTTCGGTGATGTGGTACGGGTCCATCAGGAAATCCTTGCGAATCACCGGCAGACTGCAAGCACCATGAGCAGCTTTCAGATAGTCCTCATGGCCCTGAAAGAAATCACGGTCGGTCAGCACGGACAGACAGGCAGCACCGCCTTGTTCATAAGACTGCGCAATGGCCACAGGATCAAAATCAGCACGCAGCAGACCCTTGCTGGGAGACGCCTTCTTCACCTCGGCAATCACCGCAGGATCGCCCTTGGCAATCCGCGCCTGCATGCTGGCGTGAAAACCACGCGGAGCCGACTGCTCACGGGCCATGGCTTCCAGATCAGCGATGGAGACCGAGCGGCTGCGCTCGGCCACTTCTTCGGCTTTACGGTTGAGAATGCGGCGCAGGACGGTGGGGGCACAACTACTCATTAATCTTTCTCCTACTGACATCAACCTTGTGCCGGGCATCGGCCTCAACAGCACAAGGGCACGTCATTATTTCCCTGCCAGGGACTGACTGAATTTTGCTAACTCTTCCAGCTTGGCCAGAGCGGCACCGCTGGCGATCACATCGGTGGCCTTGTCGATACCGGCCTGCAGGCTGTCAACCAGATCGGCGGCGTAAATAGCGGCGCCAGCATTAAGACGCACGATATCGGTGGCACTGCCACCCTCGCCTGCCAGTGCAGCTTTCACAAGTGCCAGACTGGCCTGTGGATTATCTACCGCCAGCTCATTCAGCGGACTGCGGGCAATTCCAAACTGCTCCGGGCGAATCTGGTACTCGAACACCTCGCCATCACGCAGTTCGGCGACAAAGGTATCGGAGGCCACGCTGATTTCATCCAGACCATCGGCAGCATGCACCACCAGCACATGACTGGAACCCAGCTGCTTCAGCACTTCAGCCATGGGGCGCAACCAGCGATGGCTGAACACACCCAACACCTGATTTGGGGTCAGTGCCGGATTGGTCAAGGGGCCGAGCAAATTGAAGATGGTACGCACACCCATTTCCCGACGCGGGCCAATGGCATGCTTCATGGCGCTGTGGTGAGCCGGGGCAAACATAAAGCCTACGCCCAGTTTGTCGATGCACTCCACCACCTGCTCAGGGCGCAGTGCCAGATTGAGGCCAGCGGCCTCCAGTACGTCGGCACTACCACTGGAAGAGGAAGCCGCACGGTTACCATGCTTGGCGACCTTGCCACCAGCGGCGGCAACGACAAAAGAACTGGCCGTGGATACGTTGAAGATATGGGCGCCATCGCCACCGGTACCGCAGGTATCGATCAAGTGCGGCCCTTCAACATGGACCTGGGTGGCCAGACTGCGCATGGTCATGGCGGCACCAGCAATCTCCCCCACCGTTTCCCCTTTCATGCTCAACCCCACCAGGAAGCCACCAATCTGTGCGTGGGTCGCCTCACCGGTCATGATCAGGGCCATCAGCTCCTGCATCTGCTCGGTGGTAAAGTCCTGTTTGTCCATCACCAGACGGATGGCTTGCTGCATATTCATGGCGGGGCCTCTCAACGCTTCAGAAAGTTGGCCAACAGTGCATGGCCCTGTTCAGTCATGATGGACTCGGGATGGAATTGTACCCCCTCGACGTCCAGCTGTTTATGGCGAACACCCATAATTTCTTCCATCTGACCGTCCGGCAGTTCAGTCCAGGCGGTCACCTCCAGACAATCGGGCAAGCTGTGCTTGTCGATCACCAGAGAATGATAACGAGTGCAGCGCAGCGGATTACTGAGCCCGGCAAACACGCCCAGATGGTGATGATGCACCGGTGAGGTCTTGCCATGCATAACCTGACCGGCGCGGATGACCTGACCACCAAACACCTGGCCAATGCTCTGGTGCCCCAGGCACACGCCCAGCACAGGAAGACGGCCAGCAAAGTAGCGAATGGCTTCGAGGGAGATACCCGCTTCATTAGGGGTGCAAGGGCCGGGGGAAATCATCAGCTGGTCTGGTGCCATGGCTTCAATCTCGGCGATGCTGATGGCGTCATTGCGCGCCACCTTCACTTCGGCTCCCAGCTCCCCCAAATACTGCACCAGGTTGTAGGTGAAGGAGTCGTAGTTATCAATCATCAAAATCATGGCAAATCCGACCAGCCAACTCGTTACTGCTTACGATCTACAGCCGTTGCTGTTGAGTATCCACAGTCGTTATTGCTAAGAACGTGTTCACGCTCTGACTATCCACCGTTCACCTCGCCTGTTACCCAGACAGGAACACGACAACAGTTATGTCGATATAACCTGTTTCGATATAACTTCAGGTTCGCGAGGCCTTGAAAACAAAGGCCTCAAGGCTATATCAGCACTGCGCGCAGGGCAACACGACATAACGCTAAGAAATCCGTTTCAAAACGGCAGTTAACATCCTCTTAGTGATCCCTGGCATGTCTCGGAAGACCGATGGCCACCTCTCTAAATGCTGCCAATGCAGCCTCAAGATGCTCAATAATTTCCTGCTGCAGCACATCCGGTGGAGGCAACTCATCAAGGTTGTCCAGGCTTTCGTCTTTCAGCCAAAAGATGTCCAGACTGGCCTTATCCCGTGCCATCAGCTCTTCGTAGCTGAAGAATTTGAAGCGCTCCGTAGCTTGGCGCTCGTGACGGTTTTCCGAGTTATAGCACGCCACGAAATCCTTCAAGTCATCCAACTTGAGCGTGCGCGTCTTCAGGGTGAAGTGCTTGTTGGTGCGCAAATCGTAGAACCAAATCCCCTTGGTATGGATTTGTCCGTCTTTGGGCTTAGCATCGAAGAACACCACGTTGGCCTTCACGCCTTGCGCGTAAAAGATACCTGTTGGCAAACGCAAAATGGTGTGCACATCGCAGTTCTCCAGCAGCTTGCGGCGGATTTTTTCACCAGCCCCTCCTTCAAATAGCACGTTATCCGGCAGCACTACCGCTGCTTTGCCGTCGACTTTAAGCATGCTGACGATGTGCTGTAGAAAATTAAGCTGTTTGTTCGAGGTGGTTTCCCAGAAATCTTGTCGCTCGTAGGTGAGCGTCTCTTTATCTTCCTCACCTTCTTCATTGGTGATGGTCATGCTGCTTTTTTTACCGAAAGGCGGGTTAGCCAGCACGTAATCCACTTTTAGCTTTGGCTCGGAGATAAGCGCATCTGAGCGTTCGACGGAGGGCTCCCCGTCCAACTCGCCAATATTGTGCAAGAACAAGTTCATTAAGCACATGCGGCGTGTATTAGGCACAATTTCATTGCCGTGGAAGGTCTTATCGCGAAGGAATGCTTTTTGGCGTTTATCGAGATTGGAGCCAGGGCGGGTTAGCCAGTTGTATGCTCCTAGAAAGAAGCCGCCAGTACCGCAAGCGGGGTCGGCTATGGTTTTCATTGGCTCTGGTCTTATACAAGCAACCATGGCTTCAATGATTGCGCGTGGGGTAAAGTACTGCCCGGCACCACTTTTGGTGTCTTCTGCGTTTTTCTGCAAAAGTCCCTCGTACAAATCCCCTTTAGTGTCAGCACCGAGGCTTATCCAGCTTTCCGCATCAATGAGCTGCACTAGCCTTGAAAGCTTGGCGGGGTCTTGAATTTTATTTTGTGCCTTGAAGAAAATGGCACCTAGCATACCGTCTTCACTACCCAGTTTATTGAGCGTTCGAAAATACTGGCGCTCTAAGGGCTCACCAACTTTGGAAGTAAGGTTAGGCCAGTCATACCCATCAGGAATATGGGTATCGCGGTTATAAGGCTCCTGCGCATATTCATGCGCCAACTTTAGAAACAGCAGGTAGGTGAGTTGTTCCAGATAATCACCATAGCCCACACCGTCGTCGCGTAGTGTATGGCAGAAGTTCCAGACTTTCTGGACTAGGGTCGATGTATTCATGCTTGCTCGTTAATGAGTTCGTTTTCCAGGCGTCGGATTGCGCCAATCAAATTGCGGAAACTGGGTGATCGTTCATTTTCTAGGTTCAAGAGCTTGCCGATCTCTCGTGAACCGGCGACTTTTTCATAGCGTTGGCTAGTTAATTTTTTTAATTCAACGCTAGGGCTACCTAAATTATCAGGGGCTCGAAACTTTTTAACTTGCTGCTGCTTCGCCAACCCCTTTATTTGAAGAGCCTCCTCCACAGCCTGTAAATCCGCCAGATAGAAAGTCTCCAACTCCTTGCAGGCAATACGAACGATGCATTGAGCCGCCTTGCCGGATTCAACACACAGTTCGAGCAATTTGTTTTTCACCGCCAAGCAGTCAGGGTGACTATCCAGATCACGCAACACAATGAATCGCGCCTCCGGGTTTTGATAAGCGCGTATCTTGCGCGTCAGCTGTTTTTCCAGATCTTGCTTGCCCTCAAAGGGAATACATCGCACGCTGATTTCGGCGCTCAGCATTCTCGGTAACAAGGATTCCAGCATGGCCTTGGCGGAGGGTTCTTCGAGCAAAAAAACCAGCTCCTTCATTGCGGATCTACCCCATCAAAAAAGCCTTGTTTCCACAAATAACCCAGTTGATCACCCTCGGCGATATAAGCGGCGATTTGTTTATTGTCCTTGGCGCGGCGAATCTCGGTACAACCCTGTTGTTTGACCAGCCAGCAAACTTCTTCTATTTCTAACGCATTTAAAAAGTCGGGTGAGTGGGTGGAGACAAACACCTGCCCGCCGCGATTGGCATAGCTTCGAAATTCTTCAGCCAGCTCTGTCATGAGTCGGGGATAGAGCTGGTTTTCTGGCTCTTCTACACACAGTAAAGGGTGTGGTTTTGGGTCATACAACAGCACCAAGTAAGCAAACATTTTGATTGTGCCATCAGACACATAACGATCTAAAAACGGTGTTTTAAAAGAGCCATCCTGAAACCGCAGCGTCAGGTAGCCATCGTCCATTAACTTGGGTTCCACAGACGACACGCCCGGTACACGTCGCGCCATGGTGGCTAAGATACGTTTAAAGACCGATGTGTGTTGCTCGTGAAGGTAGCGCGCCACCAACGGCAGGTTTTCGCCAGACTCTGATAAATGCTCGGTTTCTCCTGCTGCGTCTTTACGCCCACGTGCCGCACTGATATGGAAGTCAGAAACATGCCAGTTTTCAATTAGCCGGCGAAACGCATTGGCTGCTTTAAATCGTTCAAATTGTCCAAGCCCCTTAATAGCCAGTGTATCTGGGGCAACCTGTTGTGTTTCTCGTTCGAGGGCTTCATCCGATTTATTGAAATCTTCCTCGTTTATGATGGCGTAACCTTCTCCACATGAAAAATCGAGAAAGTGATACGGGCTGCCATGACGCCCCCGCTTGTACCTCAGCAATTCCCTGAGGACAACCGGCATATTATTTTTTTCACCAATTTCTAACGAGTAGGTTACCAAACGCTCAATTCCGGTAATTTCCATGCGGTATTGCAGCTCAATCAGTATGGAATCTGTCTTGGGGTCGCAACCGCGACTTAATACTTCTGCAAACCGGCCACGTTTATCCAAGGCCTGCCGAACATTACCCTTGAGGCAGTCATGCAAAAAACCAAACACATCGAATAAGGTAGATTTGCCGGAGCCATTAGCCCCCACCACCACCATGAAAGATGGAATATCCCTCAGATGCACATCTTTAAACGCCTTAAAGTTCTGTAACCTAATGGATTCAATTTTCATAAGTTACTCCGATCTAATACTGCGTTTAGTTTTACGCCCACGCGTTTTTTTCACCGACTCCTTGGCAGCCCGCTCGGCACGGATACGCTCAAGCAGCACACTTGCTGGCTCGTCATTTGGGTCTTGCGGCACTAATTCACTCGCAAAGGCGGCACGGAGGATATTTTGGCGTTGGGCGCTGGATTGTTCGAGAGACAAATTCGTCGCTTCGTCTTGGCGCTTGATTACTTCGTTGCCGGCTTCAAATTCAGCCAGAACGATAGATTGCTCAGTAGTAGGTGGAAGTGGTATCGGCATTGTTAGTAGTGTGGAAAGACTAATGTTGTGCTGGCCAGCGGACGACGCAGCCCTAGCCTCTAACCATCGGCGCCCAGTATGGGCCGTGAGTACAGCCAAGATCCAACGGTGAACACAAGTTGTTTCGACACAACGCAACCGCAGCAGATAGGATGCGAAGTAATGTGGTGCTGGTAGGTCGGTAACCACTGCTGCCGCGCGCCCCACCAGTCCAATACTGCCGTTGGTTCTGATTACAAGAACATCGCCAATAGCTAGAGGGGCATCTTTATCCAGACTTAAATCAACATTCGAGAATTTCATGTCTCGAAGATCAAGGCTTCCACCACTTACGTTTGGGATACGCAGCACGGGAATACCATTGCTTTCGTAGCTGCACTTCACAGACGTACCGTAAGACGACTCAGCCACTAGTTGATCCAGGCTCGCCCAAACCCATCCCTCCGGCAATTCCGGTAAGTCGCTGGTATCCGGCTGCACCGGCTCAGGGTATTTCTTTTGCCAGTCTTTAGGGGGCTTTTTGCTTTGTTCTTTAAACTTGGCGAGCTGTTTGGCTTCCCAGCGGGCGCGGCGCTCGGTCAATATGCGCTCGAGCAGTTGCGCGCCGGTTTCCTTTGGCGAGTTGTTGGCTCGCCACTCAGCAGTAAGCGCGCCTTCCACAGCGGCTTTCAGCAGTGATTGCCGGTATTGCCCCAGCTTCTGTTGCGCAGCTTTGAGTTCGGCTACACCGGCATCGAGGTCGGAGAGTAGTTCTTCGAGTTTGGCGACGATGCGGGTTTGTTCGGCGGCTGGCGGTAGATGCAAGGGAAGCCCATGCAATGCTTCTAGTCGAATACCGCTCACAGTTGTGCCTGAACCTAAGTCTTGAATCACTCGCTGGTTAGCACCAACCCAATAAAGTAGAAAATCTGAACTGATCCCATTACCAAGCACAAGAGCTTTTAAATCTTGGTTAATTGCGCACGCCACAGTAGGACGTATCGCCCTACCGAGGGCAATGCGTGTAGCAACAATTAATGTGTTTGCCGGAATGAGGTTCGTGGCACTGTCTGCAATGGCTTCTTCAGAAATATGCTCCTCGGCATCATTAGGCCTCAATGCCTTCATATCTTTGACGGTAAACCAAGGTATATGCCCATCGAAGTAGGCTGGCACTTTGCGAGATGGCGTACCGCCTCCAATAACTGAAATTAAAGTGTTGCCCAGTGTTGTTTCAGTCCAACCTAGTGGCAAGTTAAACTCACTCACGCCACCAACTCCCCATTCATTTCATTTATCAAAGTATCCAACTCCTTACCAAACAGGCCCCAGACTTTTTGTAAGCCGCCTTTGTCGGCCAGTTCGGCGTAATCAAAATCGTCGCGGCTAATAGAGCAACTGCTCGCGATATGGTCTTTCATCAACCGCAGCCATTCGGTTTGCTCGGGGGTAAAGGCGGTGCCGCGTTGGGCGTTGTGGCGGAAGATCCAGGCTTGGAAGCGTTTATCCACTTCGTCGGCAAAGGGTTTGAGTTCGCCCTGCTCTCCATCGAGGCCCAAGGCAAAGCGCACCAAACTGACCAAATCGGTGAGCTGGCGTTTTTTATCGGCGCCTTTGACGGCGCTGGTTTGCACCCGTGCATAGGCGCTCCACAGGCGCTCGGTGGTGAGCATGAGTGGCGGTTTGCTCAGGTGTTCGTGGAGTTCTTCGAGCATGTCAAAGGTGAGTGCGCGGCGCTGGTAGGGTTGTTGGTAAAAAAAGCCCAGGGCGGCAATTTCGTCTTTGTGCTGTTTGATGTAGTCAGCAAAGGTTTGAATCACCGCTTTGGCTTGCGCTTCGGCTTGTTCGGAAAAGCCGCGAAAGGTCACTTGGTCGAGGTTGATGTGGTCGATGATTTGCTCGCGCTCGCGGCGGGCGCTTTCAATTTCATCGCGCAATTCGGGTTTGTCAAAGGGCGCACAGGCAGCGGCCACGCGCTCGGCGCGGGCGGCAGCAAGTTCTTCGGGCAGTAAGGTGTCTTCACTGCGGGTAATTCCCTTGGCTTTGGCGGTGGCCAAGGCGGTTTGCACAATGGCATCGGGGTCGAGCGCGGCAATCAAGCCCTTGCCGAGTTCGCCCACAGGAATACCGCCGCTGGCTTTTTCAATGCGCGCCTTGGCTTTGTCATCCAGTTGTTTGGCCAGACGCACCAAGCGGTTGGCCAGCGATAGCAAGGTGTCATCATCACGGCTGCCCATGGCCACACCTTGCATCAGGTCCTTCATGGCGATGCCGGGTTTCTTTTCCAGCGGACGGCTTTCGGTTTTCAGGGATTTTTCTACGCCCACAGCATCAATCAACACAAAGCGGGTTTTGGCGCCGGAGGCCGAGTTGCTGACGCGCTTAAGGCTGTCGCCATCGAGCGAACGCACGCCACGGCCTTTCATTTGCTCGTAATAGCCCTTACTGCGCACATCCCGCATAAACAACAGCACTTCCAGCGGTTTTACGTCGGTGCCGGTGGCGATCATATCCACGGTGACGGCGATGCGCGGGTTGTAGTCGTTACGAAAGCTGGACAGGATGCTGTCGGCATCTTCTTCAGCGCGGTAGGTGACCTTTTTGCAGAAGGCATTCCCCTGACCATAGACCTCGCGCACCATGTTGATAATGTCGTCAGCATGGCTGTCGGTTTTGGCGAAAATCAGGGTTTTGGGTGTTTCTTTACGCGCCGGAAATATCTGCGTTTCCACTGCGGATTTCATGGCCTGGATGACGTTGCGAATTTGGCTTGGGTTGACCACCGATTTGTCGAGGTCTTTACCTGTGTAAGCAATTTCCTCCTCCGTTTCCCCCCAGCGCTTCTTACGAGTGGCTCGATCCCGATGATCAACCCACCAACCTTGTTTGACCACGCTGCCTGCGGCGGTGAACTCGGTTTCAATTTCGTAGACGTCGTAACCGACGTTTACGCCATCGGCGACCGAATTTTCGTAGCTGTATTCGGCAACGATATTTTCGTTAAAAAAGCCGAAGGTGCGTTTGTCGGGGGTGGCGGTAAGGCCAATCAGGCTGGCATCAAAGTAATCGAGCACCTGTTTCCACAGGTTGTAAATGCTGCGGTGACATTCGTCGATGATGATGAAATCGAAAGTTTCCACCGGTACCGCCGCGTTGTAGCGCACCCACTTTTCCTGCTTGGCGGTTTGCTGCACTTCATTGAGTGACACATCTTCGGCCGATTCATCAATGGGCTCGCCACTCAAAATGGAATACATGCGCTGGATGGTGCTGATACACACCTGCGAATGAGGGTCAATATTGGGCGAGGCCAGCCGCTGTACGTTGTAGAGTTCAGTGAATTTGCGACCATCATCCGGCGGGGTGTAGGCCATAAATTCCTGATGGGCCTGCTTGCCGAGATTGCGGGTATCCACGAGAAAGAGAATGCGCTTAGCACCGCCGAATTTGAGCAGGCGATACACAGAAGTGATAGCGGTAAAGGTTTTACCGGCGCCGGTGGCCATATGCACAAGGGCGCGAGGCTTGTTCAGCGCCAGCGATTTTTCCAGACCGGTGACGGCGCTGATTTGGCAATCGCGCAGGTTGCGTTCCGGTAGCGGTGGCATTTGTTCGGCCAAGCGACGGCGCAGGCTATTTATCGCTCCGCTGGGTAAGGGGGGCTGCGCTAACCATGTGGCGAGTGTTTCTGGTTTGAAAAAATGAAAAAGTTCGCGAGAGCGCGGTATGGGGTCAGCACCGTCGGTAAATCGGATGATCTGGCCGGTAGCTTCGAACAAAAATCGCAGTGGCGTGCTGTCTTTGCGCCATTTTAGCGTCGCAGTGGCATAGCGCTCTGTTTGGCTTTCGGTAACGGTGAGGTTTTCGCCTGCAGCGTCTTTTTTAGCTTCAATCACGCCTACCGCCGTGCGATTAACAAACAGCACGTAATCCGCCGGACCGGTATCAGTGGGGTACTCGCGCACGGCTACGCCGACGCCAGCGCCGAGGTTGAGCTGCTTCATGTCTTGAATGACCCAGCCCGCCAGCTCCAGCTTTTGGTCAATCAGTTGGCGTGCTTTAGTCTCTGGTGTCATAAAACGGCTCCCTATTGCCTGCAAAAGCACTACACATCTCTAGCCACATGATTTTCAACAAGTTGCTGGTCACTGGCACTCAGGCCACCAGCTGATCAATCCGACTGACCAGCTGATCCGGCTGGCTCAGGCTGATGTCATCACCGTGGTTATAGCCGTAAGGCACCGCGACCACTTTCATACCGGCATTGCGGGCAGCTTCAATATCATGACGGGAATCCCCCACCATCAGGCAGGCAGCAGGCTCCACCTGCAGTCGGCGGGCGGCTTCCAGCAAGGGGGCTGGATCAGGCTTACGTTGTGGCAGGGTATCGCCGCCGATAATCACGCTAAAGCAGTCAGCGATACCCAGTTGCTCCAGCAGCGGCAGGGTGAAGCGTTCAGGCTTGTTGGTAACGACGGCCAGTCGCAGCCCCTGTTGCTGCAGTGCCCGCAGACCAACAGCAACGCCCTCATAGAGGCGGCTGAACTGGCCATTGCTGGCATCGTAGCTGCTCTGGAACAACGGCAGCGCCTCGTCAAAACGCTGTAATGCGGGGTGATCAGGAGCAAAGTGAATATCGCCGGTGAGGGCGCGCTGGATCAGATTGACCATGCCATTACCCACCCAGTTGCGTACCTGGCTCTCACCCGCTTCAGGTAGTTGCAGCTGGCGCAGCATGCCGTCCACAGCCGCCGCCAGATCAGGTACTGAGTCTACCAGCGTGCCATCGAGATCAAACAGAACCGCACGGCAGGCAGTGACCGGAAACAACTGGGCAATCATGATCCTTGATCCTCGCACCTCAGCAACGACGCCACGACCGCAGGTGCTGGCGGCACGTGGCTGACAGGTAAGCATCCAGCTCAGACAATGCTGTCTACAGCACAGCGCAATCACCACTGCGCAGCGTAATCACAACAGCAGCATTGAACTATCCACCGAGCGTCAGGGTCAATTCACCGTTATCTGCGCCGACGCCCGGCAGACCATGGACAGGGATTCGGTTACACGGCTTGCTGTTTGGCCAGCTCCAGACGCATGGCATCAATCGTGGCCTTGTAATCAGGGCTGTTGAAAATGGCAGAACCCGCCACGAAAGTGTCTGCGCCGGCCGCGGCAATTTCACCGATGTTGGCGACACCGACTCCGCCATCGATTTCCAGACGGATGGGCAGCCCGGATGCATCAATCAACTGGCGAGCCTGACGCAGTTTGGCCAGCGTACCAGGGATAAACTTCTGCCCGCCGAAGCCTGGGTTAACCGACATCAGCAGGATCAT
This Pokkaliibacter sp. MBI-7 DNA region includes the following protein-coding sequences:
- a CDS encoding phosphoglycolate phosphatase; this translates as MIAQLFPVTACRAVLFDLDGTLVDSVPDLAAAVDGMLRQLQLPEAGESQVRNWVGNGMVNLIQRALTGDIHFAPDHPALQRFDEALPLFQSSYDASNGQFSRLYEGVAVGLRALQQQGLRLAVVTNKPERFTLPLLEQLGIADCFSVIIGGDTLPQRKPDPAPLLEAARRLQVEPAACLMVGDSRHDIEAARNAGMKVVAVPYGYNHGDDISLSQPDQLVSRIDQLVA
- a CDS encoding type I restriction-modification enzyme R subunit C-terminal domain-containing protein, yielding MTPETKARQLIDQKLELAGWVIQDMKQLNLGAGVGVAVREYPTDTGPADYVLFVNRTAVGVIEAKKDAAGENLTVTESQTERYATATLKWRKDSTPLRFLFEATGQIIRFTDGADPIPRSRELFHFFKPETLATWLAQPPLPSGAINSLRRRLAEQMPPLPERNLRDCQISAVTGLEKSLALNKPRALVHMATGAGKTFTAITSVYRLLKFGGAKRILFLVDTRNLGKQAHQEFMAYTPPDDGRKFTELYNVQRLASPNIDPHSQVCISTIQRMYSILSGEPIDESAEDVSLNEVQQTAKQEKWVRYNAAVPVETFDFIIIDECHRSIYNLWKQVLDYFDASLIGLTATPDKRTFGFFNENIVAEYSYENSVADGVNVGYDVYEIETEFTAAGSVVKQGWWVDHRDRATRKKRWGETEEEIAYTGKDLDKSVVNPSQIRNVIQAMKSAVETQIFPARKETPKTLIFAKTDSHADDIINMVREVYGQGNAFCKKVTYRAEEDADSILSSFRNDYNPRIAVTVDMIATGTDVKPLEVLLFMRDVRSKGYYEQMKGRGVRSLDGDSLKRVSNSASGAKTRFVLIDAVGVEKSLKTESRPLEKKPGIAMKDLMQGVAMGSRDDDTLLSLANRLVRLAKQLDDKAKARIEKASGGIPVGELGKGLIAALDPDAIVQTALATAKAKGITRSEDTLLPEELAAARAERVAAACAPFDKPELRDEIESARREREQIIDHINLDQVTFRGFSEQAEAQAKAVIQTFADYIKQHKDEIAALGFFYQQPYQRRALTFDMLEELHEHLSKPPLMLTTERLWSAYARVQTSAVKGADKKRQLTDLVSLVRFALGLDGEQGELKPFADEVDKRFQAWIFRHNAQRGTAFTPEQTEWLRLMKDHIASSCSISRDDFDYAELADKGGLQKVWGLFGKELDTLINEMNGELVA